A single window of Cellulomonas sp. NTE-D12 DNA harbors:
- a CDS encoding IclR family transcriptional regulator → MSGSAHPVARGQRPVHNVATAATVDGAQVVGRIAAVLRAVSAAMPGGLTTAEAAAATGLARSTAHRLLTALVADGFLDREADDGRWCLGPELYLMGTVAAERYDVTGVARAAVRSLAAATGESAFFSARRGDETVCLLREEGSFPIRSFVLYEGIRFPLGVASAGLALLAHLPGAEVDRYLDGRGDALADQFGAAHTADAIRRRIAMTRRVGYAVNPGLIVEGSWGMGAAVFDRTGAPAWALSLTGIEPRFSASRRPELGRLLLEHAHAVGARLAQRH, encoded by the coding sequence ATGTCGGGATCGGCCCACCCCGTGGCCAGGGGGCAGCGCCCCGTCCACAATGTGGCGACAGCGGCGACCGTGGACGGGGCGCAGGTGGTGGGCCGCATCGCGGCCGTGCTGAGGGCCGTCAGCGCGGCGATGCCGGGAGGCCTGACCACCGCCGAGGCTGCCGCCGCGACGGGCCTCGCCCGCTCGACGGCCCACCGACTGCTGACCGCGCTGGTCGCCGACGGCTTCCTCGACCGCGAGGCTGACGACGGCCGCTGGTGCCTGGGACCCGAGCTGTACCTGATGGGCACCGTGGCCGCCGAGCGCTACGACGTGACCGGCGTGGCCAGGGCCGCGGTGCGGTCGCTGGCTGCGGCGACGGGGGAGAGCGCCTTCTTCTCGGCACGGCGGGGGGACGAGACCGTGTGCCTGCTGCGCGAGGAGGGCAGCTTCCCCATCCGGTCGTTCGTGCTCTACGAGGGCATCCGGTTCCCGCTCGGGGTCGCCTCCGCCGGTCTCGCCCTGCTGGCGCACCTGCCGGGCGCCGAGGTGGACCGGTACCTGGACGGCCGGGGCGATGCGTTGGCAGACCAGTTCGGGGCCGCGCACACGGCCGACGCCATCCGCCGGCGAATCGCCATGACGCGTCGCGTGGGCTACGCCGTCAACCCCGGGCTGATCGTCGAGGGGAGCTGGGGGATGGGCGCCGCCGTCTTCGACCGTACCGGCGCACCCGCCTGGGCCTTGAGTCTGACCGGGATCGAGCCGCGGTTCTCCGCATCGCGTCGCCCCGAGCTGGGGCGCCTGCTCCTCGAGCACGCCCATGCCGTGGGAGCGCGTCTGGCGCAGCGGCACTGA
- a CDS encoding CoA transferase subunit A, with protein MTVAVGGFGLSGNPTSLITALRDTGVRDLTLVSNNMGVDGKGLGLLLEAGQVRRVLASYVGENKRFAEQYLDGSLDVEFVPQGTLAERLRAGGAGIPAFYTPTGVGTPVADGKDEATFDGVRAILERGIVADLALVRAHRADGQGNLRYRRTARNFNPLVATAGRVTVAEAETIEADFLDPDDVHTPGIFVQRLVRVEIADKDIEQRTVRHRVDA; from the coding sequence ATGACCGTCGCCGTCGGCGGGTTCGGCCTCTCGGGGAACCCGACGAGCCTGATCACCGCGCTGCGGGACACCGGCGTGCGCGACCTGACGCTGGTCAGCAACAACATGGGCGTGGACGGCAAGGGCCTCGGCCTGCTGCTCGAGGCGGGTCAGGTGCGCCGGGTGCTCGCGTCCTACGTCGGTGAGAACAAGCGGTTCGCGGAGCAGTACCTCGACGGGTCGCTGGACGTGGAGTTCGTCCCGCAGGGCACGCTGGCCGAGCGGCTGCGCGCCGGGGGCGCGGGCATCCCGGCGTTCTACACGCCGACCGGGGTGGGCACCCCGGTGGCGGACGGCAAGGACGAGGCGACGTTCGACGGGGTCCGCGCGATCCTCGAGCGCGGGATCGTCGCCGACCTCGCGCTGGTGCGCGCCCACCGCGCCGACGGCCAGGGCAACCTCCGCTACCGGCGCACGGCGCGCAACTTCAACCCCCTCGTCGCGACGGCCGGGCGGGTGACGGTCGCCGAGGCCGAGACGATCGAGGCGGACTTCCTGGACCCCGACGACGTGCACACCCCGGGGATCTTCGTCCAGCGCCTGGTCCGCGTGGAGATCG
- a CDS encoding alpha/beta hydrolase yields MTSMTAQVATSADGTRIEYLTTGRGPGLIAVPGALSTAETLGPLAGHLGERYTVHVVQRRGRGGSGPQGDRYGIERELEDLEAVREQTGARLVFGHSYGGLVALRFACGNAALDGVAVYEPGVSDGGSIPVGWIDRTQHELQEGEPFEAFLTFVRGTNPEQSGRVPRWFLRAILRLAIRADARRRMLSLMPEAVREHVEVGRFDSRTDDYSAISAATLVMRGKGSATSGTAVTLGRLADVIPRGHALRLDGLDHFAPEKRPDRVADAVQRFFGGRWAESPVSRRPR; encoded by the coding sequence ATGACGAGCATGACGGCCCAGGTGGCGACGTCCGCCGACGGCACGCGGATCGAGTACCTCACCACGGGGAGGGGGCCCGGGCTGATCGCGGTCCCCGGGGCGCTCTCGACGGCCGAGACGCTCGGCCCGCTCGCGGGCCACCTCGGCGAGCGGTACACGGTGCACGTCGTGCAGCGTCGCGGCCGCGGTGGCAGCGGTCCGCAGGGCGATCGGTACGGCATCGAGCGCGAGCTCGAAGACCTCGAGGCGGTGCGCGAGCAGACCGGGGCGCGCCTGGTGTTCGGCCACAGCTACGGCGGCCTGGTCGCGCTGAGGTTCGCGTGCGGCAACGCCGCGCTCGACGGGGTCGCCGTCTACGAGCCGGGGGTGTCCGACGGCGGGTCGATCCCCGTCGGGTGGATCGACCGCACGCAGCACGAGCTCCAGGAGGGCGAGCCGTTCGAGGCGTTCCTGACGTTCGTTCGCGGCACCAACCCCGAGCAGTCCGGCCGCGTGCCGCGCTGGTTCCTGCGGGCGATCCTGCGCCTGGCGATCCGCGCTGACGCGCGGCGCCGGATGCTCTCGCTGATGCCCGAGGCCGTCCGCGAGCACGTCGAGGTGGGACGGTTCGACTCGCGGACGGACGACTACTCCGCGATCAGCGCGGCCACCCTCGTCATGCGGGGCAAGGGCTCCGCGACGAGCGGCACGGCGGTCACCCTGGGCCGCCTCGCCGACGTGATCCCGCGGGGCCACGCGCTACGGCTCGACGGTCTGGACCACTTCGCGCCCGAGAAGCGGCCCGATCGGGTGGCGGACGCCGTCCAGCGGTTCTTCGGAGGTCGGTGGGCCGAGAGCCCGGTGAGCAGAAGGCCGAGGTAG
- a CDS encoding TetR/AcrR family transcriptional regulator C-terminal domain-containing protein, with protein MPEPPTYVRVADSIAAEIRSGRIAEGARVPSTRQIVREWGVAMATATKVLQALRSEGLVDSVRGSGTVVRRGARGTTHLTPATPAEPTLQQIVETAVGIADADGLPLVTMRRVAAQLGVATVTLGRHVRGREALTLHMVDSVFADVALPELPVTAWRPRLETVAHVFWTAFARHPWAAEVFSLSRPHPIPSVMPIAEWSLSTLRAMGLPAAEALAAHVMLFGYVRGMALARSAEQQAVSDTGVGADDWVRAHGDVRTWRTQADAPGLRYVSQEDVEFDLDGVYAYGLSRLLDGLEARRRASRS; from the coding sequence ATGCCGGAACCGCCGACCTACGTGCGCGTCGCCGACTCGATCGCGGCCGAGATCCGCAGCGGTCGGATCGCAGAGGGCGCGCGGGTGCCGTCGACGCGTCAGATCGTCCGGGAGTGGGGCGTGGCGATGGCGACGGCCACGAAGGTGCTCCAGGCGCTGCGCTCCGAGGGCCTGGTCGACTCCGTCCGCGGCAGCGGCACCGTCGTCCGTCGCGGAGCTCGAGGCACCACGCACCTGACCCCCGCGACCCCCGCCGAGCCGACGCTTCAGCAGATCGTCGAGACCGCCGTCGGCATCGCCGACGCCGACGGGCTGCCCCTGGTGACGATGCGCCGGGTGGCGGCGCAGCTGGGCGTCGCGACGGTGACGCTCGGCCGGCACGTGAGGGGCCGGGAGGCTCTGACCCTGCACATGGTCGACAGCGTCTTCGCCGACGTGGCGCTGCCCGAGCTCCCCGTGACGGCGTGGCGCCCGCGCCTCGAGACCGTCGCCCACGTCTTCTGGACTGCGTTCGCGCGGCACCCGTGGGCGGCCGAGGTCTTCTCGCTCAGCCGCCCCCACCCGATCCCGTCCGTCATGCCGATCGCCGAGTGGTCGCTGAGCACCCTGCGGGCGATGGGCCTCCCCGCGGCGGAGGCGCTCGCGGCGCACGTGATGTTGTTCGGCTACGTGCGCGGCATGGCTCTCGCCCGGTCCGCCGAGCAGCAGGCGGTGTCCGACACGGGGGTGGGCGCGGACGACTGGGTACGCGCGCACGGCGACGTGCGGACGTGGCGCACGCAGGCTGACGCGCCGGGGCTCCGCTACGTCTCGCAGGAGGACGTGGAGTTCGACCTCGACGGCGTCTACGCGTACGGCCTGTCGCGCCTGCTCGACGGGCTAGAGGCCCGACGGCGGGCCAGCAGGTCCTAG
- a CDS encoding glycosyltransferase family 2 protein, which translates to MSRGRAVLARRGQTSPPEPPDTVVPAPRPQQDVERADAARAGGPAETGAFARLAGLTVFGLAAVAGTLLLITASAIGNPVQMAPLEGHLLGLWRVLYATEAPSVPVALAAVALAVLLAVGVAVVELRIANRARRSADGLGHPLAPKPVMARTEGVFAGPVTVTVLIPAHDEEASLPQTLASLVDQPRPPERIVVIADNCTDATVQVARRAGVEVVETVANTQKKAGALNQVLREVLPGQGDNDVVMVVDADTRLAPGFLEAAVAQFTADRALMAVGGLFYGEEGAGVLGQFQRNEYSRYSRDIRRRRGRVFVLTGTASMFRPAALRTVAENRGTSLPGTPGDVYDTAALTEDNELTIALKSLGALMISPAACTVVTEVMPTWRALWRQRLRWQRGALENLAAYGLTPTTFRYWSQQLGIGYGVMALGAYVLLIALTVLSVDRWVWFPFWMGMGVLFAVERVVTVWAGGWRARALAALLLPELVFAAFLDVVYVRGVVDILLGRRAGWNHVVHTAPLPAPTADVPVGVAR; encoded by the coding sequence GTGTCGCGGGGACGGGCGGTGCTGGCCCGGCGTGGGCAGACGTCGCCGCCTGAGCCGCCGGACACCGTCGTCCCGGCCCCACGTCCGCAGCAGGACGTCGAGCGGGCGGACGCCGCGCGAGCCGGTGGACCGGCGGAGACCGGGGCGTTCGCGCGGCTGGCCGGGCTGACGGTCTTCGGCCTCGCGGCTGTCGCAGGGACGCTGCTCCTGATCACGGCGAGCGCGATCGGCAACCCGGTGCAGATGGCACCCCTGGAGGGTCATCTGCTCGGCCTGTGGCGGGTGCTCTACGCGACCGAGGCGCCGTCGGTGCCGGTGGCGCTCGCGGCCGTGGCGCTCGCGGTGCTGCTGGCGGTGGGTGTCGCGGTCGTCGAGCTGCGGATCGCCAACCGAGCGCGTCGCTCCGCCGACGGCCTGGGACATCCGCTCGCCCCGAAGCCGGTGATGGCCCGGACCGAGGGTGTCTTCGCCGGACCGGTGACCGTCACCGTGCTCATCCCGGCGCACGACGAGGAGGCGTCCCTGCCGCAGACCCTCGCCTCGCTGGTGGACCAGCCCCGCCCGCCCGAGCGGATCGTGGTGATCGCGGACAACTGCACCGACGCGACCGTGCAGGTCGCGCGCCGTGCCGGTGTCGAGGTGGTCGAGACGGTCGCGAACACCCAGAAGAAGGCCGGCGCGCTCAACCAGGTGCTGCGCGAGGTGCTCCCCGGGCAGGGCGACAACGACGTGGTCATGGTGGTGGACGCGGACACCCGCCTGGCCCCGGGGTTCCTCGAGGCGGCGGTCGCGCAGTTCACGGCCGACCGGGCGCTGATGGCTGTGGGGGGCCTGTTCTACGGCGAGGAGGGTGCCGGGGTGCTGGGCCAGTTCCAGCGCAACGAGTACAGCCGGTACAGCCGGGACATCCGTCGGCGCCGGGGACGGGTGTTCGTCCTGACGGGAACCGCGTCGATGTTCCGACCTGCGGCCCTGCGGACCGTGGCGGAGAACCGCGGCACCTCGTTGCCCGGCACGCCGGGGGACGTGTACGACACGGCCGCGCTGACCGAGGACAACGAGCTGACCATCGCGCTGAAGTCCCTCGGCGCGCTGATGATCTCGCCGGCCGCCTGCACGGTGGTCACCGAGGTGATGCCGACGTGGCGGGCGCTGTGGCGACAGCGGCTGCGGTGGCAGCGCGGCGCGCTGGAGAACCTCGCGGCCTACGGGTTGACCCCCACCACGTTCCGGTACTGGTCGCAACAGCTCGGCATCGGGTACGGGGTGATGGCGCTGGGCGCGTACGTGCTGCTCATCGCGCTGACGGTGCTGTCCGTCGATCGGTGGGTCTGGTTCCCGTTCTGGATGGGCATGGGGGTGCTCTTCGCCGTGGAGCGGGTGGTCACGGTGTGGGCAGGCGGCTGGCGGGCTCGTGCGCTCGCGGCGCTGCTGCTGCCCGAGCTGGTGTTCGCCGCCTTCCTCGACGTGGTGTACGTGCGCGGCGTCGTCGACATCCTGCTGGGCCGACGCGCCGGGTGGAACCACGTGGTGCACACCGCCCCTCTCCCGGCGCCCACGGCCGACGTCCCGGTGGGGGTGGCGCGGTGA